The proteins below are encoded in one region of Xenopus laevis strain J_2021 chromosome 8L, Xenopus_laevis_v10.1, whole genome shotgun sequence:
- the ccdc97.L gene encoding coiled-coil domain containing 97 L homeolog, whose product MNVFVGEAATEQDLGDHESEDLSKNNQCEDSDILEKTLKEARRLGSREDPIKQDPSQPKGIILDMFMSISNSDVQIRSQQKGEPEFSQDQKLAMLIELYESKPLIFLERFRKVLSEEHLECFNHLSGNYTADYYCKEICKASHKRVDHTLIRNKRYAALQKLITAGEYFSDEQMRERDPLMYEHYVGQYQSEEEIMSRNSKDMSEATSLSTVLLNSCQEQALQLRLEAQRELEESCMEEEEDEDEEESEIESDEECSVNSEERALMREEFISRMHQRFLDGKDRDFDYSQVDDDPELDNLDIVNQDEEERYFDDEDPKEAEAEDSQTEDDQQTMDVKE is encoded by the exons ATGAATGTGTTTGTGGGAGAAGCAGCCACTGAGCAGGACCTCGGAGATCATGAAAGTGAGGATTTGTCTAAGAACAACCAATGTGAGGATAGTGACATCCTGGAAAAAACACTGAAGGAAGCTAGACGATTGGGTAGTCGTGAAGATCCCATTAAACAAGATCCATCACAACCTAAAGGAATTATTTTGGATATGTTTATGTCTATCAGCAACAGTGATGTGCAGATCAGAAGCCAGCAGAAGGGGGAGCCGGAATTTAGCCAAGACCAAAAGTTGGCAATGCTTATTGAACTTTATGAGTCCAAACCTCTGATCTTTCTGGAGCGTTTTCGTAAGGTCCTTAGTGAAGAACACCTAGAGTGCTTCAACCACCTATCTGGGAATTACACAGCAGATTACTATTGCAAGGAGATATGCAAAGCATCCCACAAAAGGGTTGATCACACATTGATCCGAAACAAGAGGTATGCAGCACTCCAGAAGCTAATCACAG caggtgaaTATTTCAGCGATGAGCAGATGCGGGAACGGGACCCTCTTATGTATGAGCATTATGTGGGGCAATATCAGAGTGAGGAGGAAATAATGTCCCGTAACAGCAAGGACATGTCTGAAGCCACCAGCCTCTCCACGGTTCTTCTTAACTCATGTCAGGAACAGGCCCTTCAACTTAGGTTGGAGGCTCAGAGAGAACTGGAGGAGAGCTgcatggaggaagaagaggatgagGATGAGGAAG AGAGTGAAATAGAGTCTGATGAAGAGTGCTCAGTGAACAGTGAGGAAAGAGCACTAATGAGGGAAGAATTCATCAGTCGCATGCACCAGAGATTTCTTGATGGAAAGGATCGAGATTTTGACTACAG CCAAGTTGATGATGACCCAGAATTGGATAACTTAGATATTGTAAACCAAGATGAAGAAGAGCGTTACTTTGATGATGAAGATCCAAAGGAGGCAGAAGCCGAGGACAGCCAAACAGAGGATGACCAACAAACTATGGATGTAAAAGAGTGA